The Deltaproteobacteria bacterium genome has a window encoding:
- a CDS encoding HIT domain-containing protein has protein sequence MPVDRIFSPWRMEYIRQAGGGGGTAPCVFCVRDGDLEDPGRLLVGLYPNTVAILNRYPYNNGHVLVAPRRHVANLWDLSSEELRELFSIVSLGTQGLAQEYRTEGMNVGMNLGKAAGAGITDHLHVHLVPRWTGDTNFMTPVQETRVLPESLLESRRRLSAVFGPLTP, from the coding sequence ATGCCGGTGGACCGGATCTTCTCTCCGTGGCGGATGGAATATATCCGCCAGGCGGGTGGGGGCGGGGGGACGGCGCCGTGCGTTTTCTGTGTCCGGGACGGCGACCTCGAAGACCCCGGGCGACTCCTTGTCGGACTGTACCCGAACACCGTGGCGATCCTGAACCGCTACCCTTACAACAACGGGCATGTGCTGGTCGCGCCCCGTCGACACGTGGCGAACCTGTGGGACCTGTCGAGCGAGGAACTGCGCGAACTCTTCTCCATTGTTTCCCTTGGAACACAGGGACTTGCACAGGAATATCGAACTGAAGGGATGAACGTCGGGATGAACCTGGGAAAGGCCGCCGGCGCCGGGATCACCGACCACCTCCACGTCCACCTCGTTCCCCGCTGGACGGGCGACACGAATTTCATGACCCCGGTCCAGGAAACCCGCGTCCTGCCCGAGTCGCTCCTCGAATCCCGCCGCCGCCTATCGGCTGTCTTCGGCCCCTTGACCCCGTAA